The following proteins are co-located in the Chloroflexota bacterium genome:
- a CDS encoding thiolase family protein, with translation MDRVAIIGLAQTKYQRYNPASHAELAYEVTCNALEDAGLSIDDIDNTITVCNDFWDGRTISSMAITEATGSHRVPTTNVEGDGTYGALMGLMRILSGHHRVTLVVAQSKTSEGIPSVITNAMFDPVYERMLGLDAINSSALQMRRYMSKFGVTEEQCARVSVKNHGNARNNPYAHLPLDISVEHVLRSRVLADPIKLLDASPMSDGACAIVMADESMAKKKGRKSVWIKGVGHCADAYHLGDRDLADTAALEAAAKRAYDMAGVNDPMKDIDVAELYDAFSYMELMWMEGLGLCRQGEAGAMIDRGVTEMKGNLPVNPSGGVLSAHAVQVAGLARIAEAVLQLRGEAGARQVDGAKVALAHGIEGACGQGHCVFVLAK, from the coding sequence GTGGACAGAGTGGCCATCATAGGGTTAGCTCAAACGAAGTATCAGCGGTACAACCCGGCATCTCATGCCGAACTGGCCTATGAAGTCACCTGCAATGCCCTGGAAGATGCGGGTCTTTCGATCGATGACATAGACAACACCATTACGGTCTGCAACGACTTCTGGGATGGCCGCACCATCTCCTCCATGGCGATCACGGAAGCTACTGGATCTCACAGAGTACCGACAACAAACGTCGAGGGTGACGGCACCTACGGCGCGCTGATGGGACTCATGCGGATTCTCTCAGGGCATCATCGGGTGACGCTGGTTGTGGCCCAGAGCAAGACCTCAGAGGGGATTCCGTCCGTGATCACCAATGCCATGTTCGATCCGGTCTACGAGCGCATGCTGGGGCTCGATGCCATCAACTCATCGGCACTGCAGATGCGGCGCTATATGTCGAAGTTCGGCGTGACGGAGGAGCAGTGCGCCAGGGTTTCCGTCAAGAACCACGGAAACGCCAGGAATAATCCCTACGCGCATCTACCGCTCGACATAAGCGTCGAGCACGTGCTCAGGTCCAGGGTTCTGGCAGACCCGATAAAGCTGCTGGATGCTTCCCCCATGTCCGACGGCGCCTGCGCGATAGTGATGGCGGATGAGTCGATGGCAAAGAAGAAGGGCAGGAAATCCGTCTGGATAAAGGGGGTTGGCCACTGCGCTGATGCCTATCATCTAGGTGACCGCGACCTGGCCGACACCGCCGCGCTGGAGGCGGCCGCCAAGCGCGCCTATGATATGGCGGGGGTCAACGATCCGATGAAGGACATAGACGTCGCGGAGCTCTATGACGCCTTCTCTTACATGGAGCTGATGTGGATGGAGGGGCTAGGTCTTTGTCGCCAGGGTGAGGCCGGGGCCATGATAGACAGGGGCGTGACTGAGATGAAGGGCAACCTGCCAGTAAACCCATCAGGCGGGGTGCTGTCGGCGCATGCAGTGCAGGTAGCAGGTTTGGCACGAATCGCCGAGGCGGTCTTGCAGCTCAGGGGTGAGGCGGGAGCTAGGCAGGTCGATGGGGCGAAGGTAGCTCTGGCGCACGGCATTGAGGGCGCCTGTGGACAGGGGCATTGTGTGTTCGTGCTGGCGAAATGA